A window of the Candidatus Tisiphia endosymbiont of Dascillus cervinus genome harbors these coding sequences:
- a CDS encoding cytochrome c oxidase assembly protein: protein MLQKSNRNFALALVSLVLSMVFLSFASIPIYNLFCKVTGYGGTTTRQELNIYSPKKGTRTITIEFDSNVDSKLPWRFIPKQRRSKVTLGQNTLIFYESENLSNDDIIGTSIYNVTPNKAGKYFVKIHCFCFEEQLLKAGEKMLMPVTFFIDSDFEEDKEMNDVDTITLSYSFYKVRTIEKDSMKFK from the coding sequence GTGTTACAAAAATCTAATAGAAATTTTGCCTTAGCCCTAGTTAGTTTAGTACTTAGCATGGTTTTTTTAAGCTTTGCATCAATACCAATTTACAATTTATTTTGTAAAGTCACTGGATATGGTGGTACTACCACAAGACAAGAACTCAATATATATTCTCCTAAAAAAGGAACTAGAACCATAACTATAGAATTTGATTCTAATGTTGACAGTAAATTGCCTTGGAGATTTATTCCTAAGCAAAGGAGGTCTAAAGTTACCCTAGGACAAAATACACTAATTTTTTATGAGTCTGAAAATCTAAGTAACGATGATATAATAGGAACTTCCATTTATAATGTTACACCTAATAAAGCTGGTAAATACTTTGTTAAAATACATTGTTTTTGTTTTGAAGAACAGTTATTAAAAGCAGGAGAAAAAATGTTGATGCCAGTGACATTTTTTATAGACTCTGATTTTGAGGAAGATAAAGAAATGAATGATGTGGATACAATAACCTTATCTTACAGTTTTTATAAGGTAAGAACCATTGAAAAAGATTCAATGAAATTCAAATAA
- the rplM gene encoding 50S ribosomal protein L13, producing the protein MKTYSAKPSQIQKKWWVIDAKDLVLGRLASEVAKILRGKHKPSFTPHLDCGDYVIIINSKHICLTGKKSDLKDGKFYYRHTGFPGGIKDTTAGKILSSKYPERVVKLAVKRMITRNVLGSKQMGNLYVYAENEHPHKAQQPEFYDFASKNTKNKK; encoded by the coding sequence GTGAAAACTTATTCTGCAAAACCATCACAAATTCAGAAAAAGTGGTGGGTCATAGATGCTAAAGACCTTGTATTAGGTAGACTTGCTAGTGAAGTAGCTAAAATCTTACGCGGCAAACATAAGCCTTCCTTCACTCCTCATTTAGATTGTGGAGATTATGTAATAATAATTAATTCCAAGCATATTTGCTTGACAGGTAAAAAATCAGACCTTAAAGATGGTAAGTTTTATTATCGCCATACTGGTTTCCCAGGTGGGATAAAGGATACAACAGCTGGAAAAATTCTGTCTAGTAAATATCCTGAACGTGTCGTTAAGCTTGCTGTAAAAAGAATGATTACGCGAAATGTTTTGGGATCAAAGCAGATGGGTAATCTATATGTCTATGCAGAGAATGAACACCCACATAAAGCTCAGCAACCTGAGTTTTATGATTTTGCAAGCAAAAATACAAAGAATAAAAAATAG
- a CDS encoding AbrB/MazE/SpoVT family DNA-binding domain-containing protein, with product MKVSSKGQITIPIDIRSKFGFLPDTEITFIEKEDGVLLKKYQNQNNRGNKLILHMSGKSTVKMSTDTIMKLTRS from the coding sequence ATGAAAGTATCTAGTAAAGGGCAAATAACTATACCTATAGATATTAGAAGTAAATTTGGCTTCTTGCCAGATACAGAAATCACTTTTATAGAAAAAGAAGACGGCGTTCTATTAAAAAAATATCAAAATCAAAATAATAGAGGTAATAAATTAATATTGCATATGTCTGGAAAAAGCACAGTAAAAATGTCTACTGATACCATAATGAAATTAACTAGATCATGA
- a CDS encoding DUF2659 family protein, with protein MTDILEEVLNDKNEEKKLYYFKKLLPITIILALIVVLFMLINNWLDGKKIKNNQKTGDILVKSMSLINDNKDLTIKSLDNLIETSNNKVGELAAIEQVSIKIQQGDFIEARTLLKKIIDNKNYAELTSAYARLVWLSLMIDETNLSNANINEIEEYLNYFDDENKPFFGTANIIKAIWYINNNSKDLAENTLKKVISLESTTQVVKEQAKALLSNLQ; from the coding sequence ATGACTGACATTTTAGAAGAAGTCTTAAATGATAAAAATGAAGAAAAGAAACTTTATTACTTTAAAAAACTTCTTCCTATAACTATAATCCTCGCACTAATAGTCGTATTATTTATGCTAATAAACAATTGGCTTGACGGTAAGAAAATAAAGAATAATCAAAAGACAGGTGATATTTTAGTTAAGTCTATGTCGCTTATCAATGACAACAAAGACCTAACCATAAAGTCGTTGGATAATTTAATTGAAACAAGTAATAATAAAGTAGGAGAGCTTGCTGCTATCGAACAAGTCAGTATAAAAATACAACAAGGAGATTTTATAGAGGCTAGAACTTTATTAAAGAAAATTATTGATAACAAGAATTATGCCGAATTAACAAGTGCATATGCACGTCTAGTTTGGTTAAGTTTAATGATAGACGAAACAAATTTATCTAATGCAAACATTAATGAAATCGAGGAATATTTAAATTATTTTGATGATGAGAATAAACCATTCTTTGGTACTGCAAATATTATCAAAGCAATTTGGTATATTAACAACAACTCAAAAGATTTAGCAGAAAATACTTTGAAAAAGGTAATATCACTAGAAAGTACAACTCAAGTAGTTAAAGAGCAGGCTAAAGCTTTACTTTCAAACTTACAATAA
- the metG gene encoding methionine--tRNA ligase — translation MKNTYYITTPIYYVNDIPHIGHAYTSVASDVIARFMRLSGKEVMFLTGTDEHGQKVEKSAIAKNVEPQIFTDTVSETFRTLMHSMNISNDDFIRTTEARHKQAVSSLWQKLLDSGNIYLDSYKGWYSTRDEAFYDESELTEDGLAPTKAPVEWLEEPSYFFALSKWQDKLLDFYDANPDFIRPSTRRNEVISFVKSGLHDLSISRSSFKWGIKVPNDEKHVIYVWLDALTNYISALGYPNDTSQYNKFWPTDVHIVGKDILRFHAVYWPAFLMAAGLPLPKCVMAHGWWTNEGQKISKSIGNVIDPLQLIKEFGLDPVRYYLMREVIFGSDGNYSRSSLINRVNSELSNKIGNLLQRTLAFVYNNNETKIPSIGKESIDSIYESFLMKLSHQIISENSLFTKTFAINSVLENIITLTEEANIYIDREAPWQLKKTDPIRMNEVLYTLLETLRYIAVMLQPFIPDSANKMLDQLGVPKSQRMFKHLTKEFILIPGSNISQPKAIFPRFQDNT, via the coding sequence ATGAAAAATACATATTATATTACCACCCCTATTTATTATGTTAATGATATACCTCACATAGGGCATGCTTATACAAGCGTTGCGTCTGACGTAATAGCAAGATTTATGCGTTTATCAGGTAAAGAGGTAATGTTTCTGACCGGTACTGATGAACATGGTCAAAAGGTAGAAAAATCTGCTATTGCCAAAAATGTTGAACCACAAATATTTACCGATACAGTATCTGAAACTTTTCGTACATTAATGCACTCAATGAACATTTCTAATGATGATTTTATTAGAACTACAGAAGCTAGGCATAAACAAGCAGTAAGTAGTCTATGGCAAAAATTGCTAGATAGTGGCAATATTTACCTTGATAGCTATAAAGGCTGGTACTCGACGCGTGATGAGGCTTTTTATGATGAATCAGAATTAACAGAAGATGGACTAGCTCCGACTAAAGCTCCTGTTGAATGGCTTGAAGAACCAAGTTACTTTTTTGCCCTATCAAAATGGCAAGATAAATTATTAGATTTTTACGATGCCAACCCTGATTTTATCAGACCAAGTACTAGACGTAATGAAGTTATTAGTTTTGTCAAATCCGGATTGCATGATTTATCCATATCACGTTCTAGTTTTAAGTGGGGAATTAAAGTACCAAATGATGAAAAGCACGTAATATATGTATGGCTTGATGCACTAACCAACTATATTTCGGCTTTAGGATATCCAAATGATACAAGTCAGTATAACAAATTTTGGCCGACTGATGTTCATATAGTCGGTAAAGATATATTACGCTTTCATGCCGTATACTGGCCAGCATTTTTGATGGCAGCTGGCTTGCCGTTACCAAAATGTGTTATGGCACATGGGTGGTGGACTAATGAAGGACAAAAAATCTCTAAATCTATAGGGAATGTAATTGATCCATTGCAATTAATAAAAGAGTTTGGTTTAGATCCAGTTAGGTATTATTTGATGAGAGAGGTAATATTTGGCTCAGATGGTAATTATTCTCGTAGTAGCTTAATCAATAGAGTGAATAGTGAGCTATCTAATAAAATTGGTAATTTATTGCAAAGAACTCTAGCCTTTGTTTATAATAACAACGAGACAAAAATTCCGTCAATTGGCAAGGAATCTATCGATAGCATTTATGAGTCATTTTTAATGAAGCTATCCCACCAAATTATATCAGAAAATTCACTGTTCACTAAGACTTTTGCTATTAATTCTGTGTTAGAAAATATTATTACTTTAACCGAAGAAGCCAATATTTATATAGATCGAGAAGCCCCTTGGCAGTTAAAAAAAACTGATCCTATAAGGATGAATGAGGTGTTATATACGCTACTTGAGACACTAAGATATATTGCTGTAATGTTACAGCCATTTATTCCTGATTCGGCTAATAAAATGCTTGATCAGCTTGGTGTACCAAAAAGTCAGAGAATGTTTAAACATTTAACAAAGGAGTTTATTTTAATTCCAGGTAGTAACATTAGCCAGCCAAAAGCTATATTTCCAAGATTTCAGGATAATACTTGA
- a CDS encoding PQQ-binding-like beta-propeller repeat protein, with protein sequence MKQRLIIFLLPFLLTSCGLGAKKIKNIVELTPRLSVESNETIQIDSAVKINIFSPEQLQNKEYTVAKYKIISEPVFNKAVAYTIDTKGNISAFSMKDKSIMWSYNISTNKSDYYVGGGILCHNDKLYVTYGSRFLVVLDSRSGHEIIRKELPDITRVKPVLINNYTIVVQTVTNQILAINIDNLNFVWQHEGVVETLSSSYHVSPIVQNNHVIVNYNSGQILALEAGSGQVLWTNDLSSHQEIGLPNFEAASILCKPIVNNSHIYIANSAGKIVKLDIMTGNILWQTKAYDVQSMLLAGNSLFITNNAGQIAAISTDFGKVKFVADLNDGKDIKKVKASSFLTPIIGKVAEAEEWNLNIISTKGELYSFQSDVNGNLSTTPQIAKITKNIEYHGKTCCGSMYFATDKKIMFVD encoded by the coding sequence ATAAAACAACGATTAATTATTTTCTTACTACCTTTTCTTCTAACTTCTTGTGGTCTTGGAGCTAAAAAGATTAAAAATATTGTAGAATTAACTCCTAGATTATCTGTAGAAAGTAATGAAACAATTCAAATAGATTCTGCTGTAAAAATAAATATATTTAGCCCTGAACAGCTGCAAAATAAGGAATATACTGTTGCAAAATATAAAATAATATCAGAGCCAGTTTTTAATAAAGCTGTTGCCTATACCATTGATACTAAAGGTAATATTTCCGCTTTTTCTATGAAAGATAAATCTATTATGTGGTCATATAATATCAGCACTAACAAGAGTGATTATTATGTTGGTGGAGGGATCTTATGCCACAATGATAAACTATATGTTACCTATGGTTCAAGATTCTTGGTAGTATTAGATAGTAGGTCAGGTCATGAAATAATCAGAAAAGAGTTGCCTGATATTACTAGAGTAAAACCGGTATTAATTAATAATTATACTATTGTAGTTCAAACAGTAACTAATCAAATATTAGCGATTAATATTGATAACTTAAATTTTGTTTGGCAACATGAAGGTGTAGTAGAAACTTTGTCATCAAGTTACCATGTTAGCCCAATAGTACAAAATAATCATGTAATAGTAAACTATAATTCAGGACAAATTCTTGCTCTAGAAGCAGGTAGCGGTCAAGTTCTATGGACTAACGATTTATCTAGTCATCAAGAAATAGGCTTGCCAAATTTTGAGGCAGCATCTATATTATGCAAACCTATTGTCAATAACTCTCACATATATATAGCTAATAGTGCTGGTAAGATAGTAAAGCTAGATATCATGACGGGTAATATTCTTTGGCAAACCAAAGCTTATGATGTGCAATCTATGTTGTTAGCGGGTAATAGTTTATTTATAACAAATAATGCTGGACAAATAGCTGCTATAAGTACTGATTTTGGTAAAGTCAAGTTTGTAGCAGATCTAAATGATGGGAAAGATATTAAAAAAGTTAAAGCCTCATCATTCCTAACCCCTATAATTGGTAAGGTAGCTGAGGCAGAAGAGTGGAATTTAAATATTATTTCCACTAAAGGTGAATTATATAGTTTCCAATCAGATGTTAATGGTAATTTAAGCACTACTCCACAGATTGCTAAAATTACTAAAAATATTGAATATCATGGAAAAACCTGCTGTGGTAGTATGTATTTTGCTACTGATAAAAAAATTATGTTTGTCGATTAG
- a CDS encoding type II toxin-antitoxin system VapC family toxin, translating into MILVDSNILLDIITCDASWYNWSSNQLLKLSQFHELAINDYIYTEVSIGFERIEELEEIIGDNFKVLPIPKEALFLAGKVFIQYKKANSGKKNSVLLDFFIGAHASVLNIPLLTRDVARYKTYFSKLHLIHP; encoded by the coding sequence ATGATCTTAGTTGACAGTAATATATTATTGGATATTATCACCTGTGATGCTAGTTGGTATAATTGGTCTTCTAACCAATTGTTAAAATTATCGCAATTTCATGAATTAGCAATTAATGATTATATATATACAGAAGTTTCAATAGGATTTGAAAGAATTGAAGAACTTGAAGAAATAATCGGCGATAATTTTAAAGTTCTTCCTATCCCTAAAGAAGCCCTATTTTTAGCAGGAAAAGTTTTTATACAATATAAAAAAGCAAATAGTGGCAAGAAAAACTCCGTATTACTAGATTTCTTTATCGGAGCACATGCGTCTGTATTAAATATTCCTCTTCTTACAAGAGATGTGGCACGTTACAAAACATATTTTTCTAAACTCCATCTTATTCACCCTTAG
- a CDS encoding YraN family protein: MAIVIYKIKFYQILHHRKRYYVGEIDIIALRGKQLVFIEVKTRRSDVDDRILSTHQQARIKRSASIFLSSNPKYQNYQVRFDLIIIKPYSIPIIIENAW, from the coding sequence GTGGCTATTGTTATTTATAAAATTAAATTTTATCAAATTCTTCACCATCGTAAAAGATATTATGTTGGTGAGATTGATATTATTGCCCTACGTGGAAAACAACTTGTTTTTATAGAAGTAAAAACAAGACGTTCTGACGTTGATGATCGGATATTATCAACTCATCAACAAGCAAGAATAAAAAGATCTGCCAGTATATTTTTAAGCTCTAACCCAAAATACCAAAATTATCAAGTTAGATTTGACCTAATAATTATTAAACCTTACAGTATACCAATTATTATTGAAAACGCATGGTAA
- the rpsI gene encoding 30S ribosomal protein S9 — protein MTILKVQSEKTKSDTVQSKLVKPKTPVGSSDNKVYGTGRRKSAIARVWLKSGSGKVIVNKKNMEQYFTREAHTKSLLRPFVVTNTAGQYDIICTVRGGGISGQLGAVLHGVSRALDKIAPEFHSILRKSGFLTRDSRVVERKKYGKHKARKSTQFSKR, from the coding sequence ATGACAATATTAAAGGTTCAAAGTGAAAAAACCAAAAGTGATACAGTTCAGAGTAAGTTAGTTAAGCCTAAAACGCCTGTAGGAAGTAGTGATAATAAAGTCTATGGTACAGGTAGAAGAAAAAGTGCAATTGCTAGAGTTTGGTTAAAAAGTGGTAGTGGTAAGGTAATTGTCAACAAAAAAAATATGGAGCAATATTTCACTCGTGAAGCTCATACCAAATCTCTCTTGCGACCATTTGTTGTAACTAATACTGCTGGGCAATATGATATAATATGTACTGTTAGAGGTGGTGGAATATCAGGGCAACTGGGTGCTGTACTACACGGTGTTTCTAGAGCACTTGACAAAATTGCACCAGAATTTCATAGTATTTTACGCAAATCCGGTTTCTTAACAAGAGACTCAAGGGTTGTAGAACGGAAAAAATATGGTAAGCATAAAGCTAGAAAAAGCACTCAATTCTCTAAACGTTAA
- a CDS encoding UDP-phosphate alpha-N-acetylglucosaminyltransferase → MSNFINYSFLFLLSFIATSFLTWLLISSLPSFGVVDIPDPRRAHSRITPRGGGLAIVIVVIIALIAYEYFSTKTLINSIKIVPLLLIISSISFLDDLISIPIFVRLIFHIICSTIAIFLFLFPVVLFHHELPLYIDFMLSIIGLIVFLNIYNFLDGIDGISGAESIHLSITILILCYLKSDIIINTNFIIVLNIIILACSIGFLIFNWHPAKIFLGDVGSISLGFLLGLCLLLISASSVHLFVASSIASLYYLADGGLTILIRLVNKEKIWQPHLKHFFQKAVRNGKSHKEVVSRIIICNILLMVLSIISLYFPLLSIIFAILVVMVTIINFAHETA, encoded by the coding sequence ATGAGTAACTTTATTAATTATAGTTTTTTGTTTTTATTATCTTTTATAGCAACAAGCTTTCTTACTTGGCTATTGATTTCTAGTCTTCCATCTTTTGGAGTGGTGGATATACCAGATCCACGTAGAGCACATAGTAGAATCACACCAAGAGGAGGTGGACTCGCGATAGTTATAGTGGTAATAATTGCTCTTATCGCCTATGAATATTTTTCAACAAAAACTCTGATAAACTCAATTAAAATTGTACCTTTACTGCTGATCATTTCCAGCATTTCATTTTTAGATGATCTTATTTCCATTCCGATATTTGTAAGACTAATTTTTCACATAATTTGTTCTACAATAGCCATTTTCCTATTTTTATTTCCAGTAGTATTATTTCATCACGAATTACCTTTATATATTGATTTTATGCTATCTATAATAGGATTGATTGTCTTTTTAAATATTTATAATTTTCTTGATGGAATAGATGGTATTAGTGGTGCTGAATCTATTCATTTATCGATCACTATATTGATACTTTGTTATCTAAAATCTGATATAATAATAAATACAAATTTTATAATTGTGCTTAACATCATTATATTAGCATGTTCCATAGGTTTTTTGATATTTAACTGGCATCCTGCTAAAATCTTTCTAGGGGACGTAGGTAGTATAAGCTTAGGATTTTTATTAGGTTTATGTTTGCTACTTATTTCAGCATCTAGTGTTCATTTGTTTGTTGCTTCATCTATTGCTAGCTTATATTACCTAGCAGATGGAGGATTAACCATACTAATTAGACTAGTTAATAAGGAGAAAATTTGGCAACCTCACTTAAAGCATTTTTTTCAAAAAGCAGTCAGAAATGGTAAAAGTCATAAGGAAGTAGTGAGTAGAATTATAATATGCAATATATTACTTATGGTATTATCAATCATTTCTCTGTACTTTCCTTTATTATCAATTATCTTTGCTATATTAGTAGTAATGGTTACAATAATTAATTTTGCCCATGAAACCGCTTAG
- a CDS encoding DUF721 domain-containing protein: MKPLSHDINIIIRRIFGKQHPLLAEIMINWSKIVGPKFSSKTSPLKISSPKEKGQIINILHVQVENSSIALEISFHQQIIIERISVYLGFKAIHSLRTTIYATRNN, encoded by the coding sequence ATGAAACCGCTTAGCCATGACATCAACATAATTATTAGACGAATCTTTGGTAAACAGCACCCATTGCTTGCAGAAATTATGATTAATTGGAGCAAGATTGTTGGACCAAAATTTAGTAGCAAAACTAGCCCCTTAAAAATATCTAGCCCTAAAGAGAAAGGACAGATAATAAATATTTTACATGTACAAGTGGAAAATTCGAGCATCGCCTTAGAAATATCATTTCACCAACAGATAATTATTGAGCGTATTTCCGTTTATCTAGGTTTTAAGGCCATACATAGTTTAAGAACTACAATATATGCTACAAGAAATAACTAG
- the map gene encoding type I methionyl aminopeptidase, which produces MTITIHSLENFKKMHIAGKLAAETLDFITNYVKPGVSTIYLNDLCHDFIVSNNAIPAPLNYNGFPKSICTSVNHVVCHGIPNDKLLKNGDIINIDVTVIVDGWYGDTSRMYYVGDVGIKAKRLVQVTYDAMMIGIELVKPGVHLGDIGNAIQTYVEKHNYSVVRNYTGHGIGRIFHTEPTILHYGKAGTGLVLEEGMFFTIEPMVNAGHHSTHLSKLDGWTVTTSDKSLSAQFEHSLGVTKDGFDIFTLSPKHLTYPPYKTDLL; this is translated from the coding sequence ATGACCATAACAATTCATTCCCTAGAAAACTTTAAGAAAATGCATATTGCAGGCAAACTTGCTGCAGAAACCTTAGATTTCATTACTAATTATGTAAAACCAGGAGTGAGTACGATCTATTTAAATGATCTTTGCCACGATTTTATTGTGTCTAATAATGCAATCCCTGCACCTTTGAACTATAATGGGTTTCCGAAATCAATTTGTACTTCTGTTAATCATGTAGTATGCCATGGTATTCCAAATGATAAACTCCTTAAAAATGGCGATATAATAAATATTGACGTTACTGTAATTGTCGATGGATGGTATGGTGATACTAGTAGAATGTATTATGTTGGTGATGTAGGAATTAAAGCAAAACGCTTAGTACAGGTTACTTATGATGCTATGATGATAGGAATTGAACTAGTAAAACCAGGAGTACATTTAGGAGATATCGGAAATGCTATACAAACTTATGTTGAAAAACATAATTATTCAGTTGTTAGAAATTATACTGGTCACGGGATAGGGCGTATATTTCATACAGAACCAACTATTCTACATTATGGCAAAGCTGGCACTGGCTTGGTCTTGGAGGAAGGTATGTTTTTTACTATTGAACCAATGGTAAATGCTGGACATCACTCCACTCATCTAAGTAAATTAGACGGTTGGACAGTTACAACAAGTGATAAATCATTATCAGCACAATTTGAACATAGTTTAGGCGTAACCAAAGATGGTTTTGACATTTTTACTTTATCACCAAAACATTTGACATATCCGCCTTATAAAACAGACTTATTGTAA
- the radC gene encoding RadC family protein, which produces MKDDIPHYIGHRQRLRQRIIVSAENLADYELLEMILFSVIPRKDVKPLAKELLTQFGSLANLINADKEKLLNIKGTNDNLYVNFVIMRELTNRMLKQKVINQNVISSWNVLIYYLKATMGSMKTEQFRILFLNKKNVLIADEILSQGTIDQATIYPREIIKRALFNEAGAIILVHNHPSGISKPSNTDIELTHKIVETCANMNISVHDHVIITANEYFSFKSNMLL; this is translated from the coding sequence ATGAAAGATGATATACCCCATTATATTGGGCATAGACAACGCTTAAGACAACGTATTATTGTTTCTGCAGAAAATCTTGCAGATTATGAATTACTTGAAATGATATTATTTTCTGTAATACCTAGAAAAGATGTAAAACCATTAGCAAAGGAATTATTAACACAATTTGGTAGTCTTGCTAATTTAATAAATGCAGATAAAGAAAAATTGCTTAATATTAAAGGAACTAATGATAATTTATATGTAAATTTTGTCATTATGCGTGAACTAACTAACAGAATGCTAAAACAAAAAGTAATAAATCAAAATGTAATTAGTTCTTGGAACGTTCTAATATACTATCTAAAAGCAACGATGGGCAGCATGAAAACAGAACAATTTCGTATCTTATTTTTAAATAAAAAGAATGTCCTAATTGCTGATGAAATTTTAAGCCAAGGCACTATAGATCAGGCAACAATATATCCAAGAGAAATAATTAAAAGAGCTTTATTTAATGAAGCTGGTGCAATTATATTGGTACATAATCATCCAAGTGGTATTAGTAAGCCTTCAAATACTGATATTGAACTAACACACAAAATAGTAGAAACTTGTGCTAATATGAACATATCGGTTCATGACCACGTAATTATTACAGCCAATGAATATTTCAGTTTTAAATCTAATATGCTGTTATGA
- the rpoH gene encoding RNA polymerase sigma factor RpoH produces the protein MTNKISVPVISAESGFYQYLQKINKVPSLSQEEEFLLAKAYLEQNDLEAAHKLVTSHLKLVAKIAVRYRNYGLPLNELVSEGNLGLMQAVKKYNPDLGFRLSTYALWWIKASIHEYVLRSWSLVKMGTTAAQKKLFFSLGKIKHKITNLYSRAVTDQDFVQIAQELGVTKNEVSEMNYRLSGPDLSLNNLVNSGNDNSDSELIEFLPETRPSQELRLISQEDSVNKHNLLTQAMKILNDRELHILTERKLKDSPKTLDTLSIEYKISKERIRQIENTAFEKVKNFILQQMPKVV, from the coding sequence ATGACTAACAAAATCAGTGTGCCAGTAATTTCTGCAGAATCAGGGTTTTATCAATATTTGCAAAAGATCAATAAAGTTCCGTCACTTTCACAAGAAGAAGAGTTTCTACTTGCCAAAGCCTATCTTGAGCAGAATGATCTAGAAGCTGCTCATAAGCTAGTAACTAGTCACTTGAAATTGGTAGCAAAAATTGCCGTTAGATATAGAAATTATGGACTACCTCTAAATGAGCTTGTGTCAGAAGGGAATTTAGGTCTTATGCAAGCAGTAAAGAAATATAATCCTGATTTAGGTTTTCGCTTGTCTACTTATGCTTTGTGGTGGATTAAAGCTTCAATCCATGAATATGTTCTAAGATCTTGGTCTTTGGTTAAAATGGGTACTACGGCAGCACAAAAAAAGTTATTTTTTAGCCTTGGTAAAATTAAGCATAAAATCACTAACCTATATTCAAGAGCTGTTACAGATCAAGATTTTGTTCAAATTGCTCAAGAACTTGGAGTGACTAAGAATGAAGTTAGTGAAATGAATTATAGGTTATCTGGTCCAGATTTATCATTGAATAATTTGGTAAATAGTGGAAATGATAACAGTGATAGCGAGCTAATTGAATTTTTACCGGAAACCCGTCCAAGTCAAGAGCTAAGATTAATTAGCCAAGAGGATTCTGTTAACAAACATAATTTGCTAACACAAGCGATGAAGATATTAAATGATCGTGAATTACATATTCTCACTGAGCGTAAATTAAAAGATTCTCCAAAAACTCTTGATACTCTTAGTATTGAATATAAAATCTCTAAGGAAAGAATTAGGCAGATTGAGAACACAGCATTTGAGAAAGTGAAAAACTTTATATTGCAACAGATGCCAAAAGTTGTTTAA
- the ybgF gene encoding tol-pal system protein YbgF yields MKAIAIHLLIILISTQVFAGNQITRKDLKFNSSNDCTERLDILEKENQHLLGRVEIIEHTIAKLERILGSTKQEVISSEDTSTAKNLADDSIVDDVFEIPATKEVQKEVASYDIAKPISGIAKDKQLYDLALASLKDNKLTDAEEKFVNFLKNYSNSPLVSNAYFWYGESFFRRNMFDKAAINYLKGYKQSPKGSKASDSLLKLALSLGELKKIQEACSILDKLETEFPSRSATSIKRAKDARTKFACKR; encoded by the coding sequence ATGAAAGCAATTGCTATACATTTATTGATTATTTTGATTTCTACGCAAGTATTTGCTGGAAATCAAATTACTAGAAAAGATTTGAAATTTAATTCATCTAATGATTGCACAGAAAGATTAGATATTTTGGAGAAAGAGAATCAGCACTTACTTGGCAGAGTCGAAATAATTGAACATACTATTGCCAAATTAGAGAGAATTTTAGGCTCTACAAAACAAGAGGTAATAAGTTCTGAGGATACCAGTACAGCAAAAAATTTAGCAGATGATTCTATAGTTGACGATGTCTTTGAAATACCAGCTACTAAAGAAGTACAAAAGGAAGTTGCGTCGTATGATATTGCAAAACCCATTTCGGGGATAGCAAAAGATAAGCAACTTTATGACTTAGCACTTGCCTCTTTAAAAGATAATAAATTAACCGATGCAGAAGAAAAGTTTGTAAATTTTTTAAAAAATTACTCTAATAGTCCTTTGGTAAGTAATGCGTATTTTTGGTACGGAGAATCTTTTTTTAGACGTAATATGTTTGATAAAGCGGCTATAAATTATCTAAAAGGTTACAAACAATCACCAAAAGGTTCTAAAGCTTCTGACTCATTGTTAAAATTAGCATTATCTCTTGGGGAATTGAAGAAAATACAAGAGGCATGCTCTATTCTTGATAAACTTGAAACAGAATTTCCGAGTAGATCAGCTACATCAATAAAAAGAGCTAAGGATGCAAGAACCAAATTTGCTTGTAAGCGTTAG